From a single Methylosinus sp. H3A genomic region:
- a CDS encoding aa3-type cytochrome c oxidase subunit IV, producing MADHHHETSSDMAEHLATYHGFLTMLKVGTAASVVSLLLMYFFLAR from the coding sequence ATGGCCGACCATCATCACGAGACTTCGAGCGATATGGCGGAGCACCTCGCCACCTATCACGGCTTTCTGACGATGTTGAAAGTGGGAACCGCCGCCTCAGTCGTCAGCCTGCTGCTTATGTATTTCTTCCTCGCACGCTGA
- a CDS encoding Re/Si-specific NAD(P)(+) transhydrogenase subunit alpha yields the protein MRIAVQSETDKNETRVAATPETVKKFKSLGAEVVIQSGAGAISGFSDADYAATGAAIAPSAAAASDNAEVVLRVRRPAPGELSGIARGAAVVAIADPFGHEKELAALAQTGATLFAMEFMPRITRAQVMDVLSSQANIAGYRAVIDAAAEYSRAIPMMMTAAGTVPAAKIFIMGVGVAGLQAIATARRLGGIGSATDVRPATKEQVESLGAKFIAVENDEFRQAETSGGYAKEMSPEYQAAQAELVAAHIAKQDIVITTALIPGRPAPRLISAAAARSMRAGSVIIDLAAERGGNCELTKPGETIIDNGVKIVGAVNLAGRLPATASSLYAKNLLAFVETLISKETKTLAIDWNDELVKATALTRDGAVIDSRFAA from the coding sequence ATGCGCATTGCTGTTCAATCCGAGACTGACAAGAATGAGACGCGCGTCGCCGCGACGCCGGAAACTGTCAAGAAGTTCAAAAGCCTCGGCGCGGAAGTCGTGATCCAGTCGGGGGCCGGAGCCATATCCGGCTTTTCCGACGCCGATTACGCCGCCACCGGCGCGGCGATCGCGCCGAGCGCAGCGGCCGCCTCCGACAATGCCGAAGTGGTGCTGCGCGTGCGCCGACCGGCGCCGGGCGAGCTGTCCGGCATAGCGCGCGGCGCCGCCGTCGTCGCCATCGCCGATCCTTTCGGACATGAGAAAGAGCTGGCCGCGCTCGCGCAAACCGGCGCGACGCTCTTCGCCATGGAATTCATGCCGCGCATCACCCGCGCGCAGGTCATGGATGTTCTATCCTCCCAGGCGAATATCGCCGGCTATCGCGCCGTCATCGACGCCGCCGCCGAATATAGCCGCGCCATCCCAATGATGATGACCGCGGCGGGCACGGTCCCGGCCGCCAAAATTTTCATCATGGGCGTCGGCGTCGCCGGCCTGCAGGCGATCGCCACGGCGCGCCGGCTCGGCGGCATCGGCTCGGCGACCGATGTCCGGCCCGCCACCAAGGAGCAGGTGGAATCGCTCGGCGCGAAATTCATCGCGGTCGAGAATGACGAATTCCGCCAGGCAGAGACTTCCGGCGGCTACGCCAAGGAAATGTCGCCGGAATACCAAGCCGCGCAGGCGGAGCTGGTCGCGGCGCATATCGCCAAGCAAGACATTGTGATCACCACGGCGCTGATTCCCGGCCGGCCGGCTCCGCGTCTCATTTCGGCGGCGGCGGCGCGCTCCATGCGCGCGGGCTCGGTCATCATCGATCTCGCGGCCGAGCGTGGCGGCAATTGCGAGCTGACCAAGCCCGGCGAAACGATCATCGACAATGGCGTGAAGATCGTCGGCGCGGTCAATCTCGCCGGCCGCCTGCCGGCGACGGCCTCCAGCCTCTACGCAAAAAACCTGCTCGCCTTCGTCGAGACTCTCATCTCCAAAGAGACGAAGACTCTGGCCATCGATTGGAACGACGAATTGGTGAAGGCGACGGCCCTCACCCGCGACGGCGCCGTCATCGATTCGCGATTTGCGGCTTGA